One Streptomyces formicae genomic window, ACAGCTCGTCGGGCGAGTCGACCCCGCCGGGGTAGCGGCAGCCCGCGGCGACGATGGCGATCGGCTCGTGCTCCCGCTCCTCGGCCTCCCGCAGACGCTGCCGGGTCTGGTGGAGGTCCGTCGTCACCCGCTTGAGATAGTCGCGGAGCTTCTCCTCGTTCGACATGCAGAGCCATCCCTCGATATCGCCGACACGCGCACAACCAGTGATCGCCACGCTGCGCTCGGGGACTTAGCCGTTGCTTTCCAGACGCTAAAGCGGAGCCGTTTAGGCAGTCTTTAGACCACGTCGCCAGAGTGCGACGCCGAGGTGCCCTGGCCGGGGGCGGGCCGTCGGGTACGCCCTGAACCGGCGTATCCGCTCAAGGAGATGGCTTTGTACCTATCGACGCGCTCTGTGGCCCGCCGGCCTTCCGCACGCATCCGCCGCCCCGCGGCGGCGCTCTGCGGCGTGCTCCTGGCGGGCGCCGGGCTTTCCGCCTGTGACTCCGGGTCCGCCGGTGCCGGGGTCGCCGGTGGCAGTGGCGGGCTCACCTTCGCCACCGACACCGAACCCTCGTGCATCGACCCCGCGGTCAGTCCCCTTGACGTGACCGCGCTGATCGACCGGAACATCTTCGACTCGCTCGTGAACGCGTCGCCCGACGGGAAGATCCACCCGTGGCTCGCCAAGAGCTGGTCGGTCTCGAAGGACGGCAGGACGTACACCTTCAAGCTCCGCGAGGGCGTGAAGTTCCACGACGGCACCCCGCTGGACGCGGCCGCGGTCAAGGCCAGCCTCGACCACGTCGTGGACCCGAAGACCAAGTCCTCCTACGCGGCAGGGCTGTTGAGCGCCTACGACGAGGCGCGGGCCGAGAACGCCTCCACCCTGCGCGTCGCCCTGAAGCGCCCGGACGCCACCCTGCTCCAGTCGCTGAGCACCGCCTACCTCGGCATCCAGTCGCCCAAGGCGCTCAAGGACACCGCCACCCTGTGCCGGAACCCGGTCGGCACCGGCCCCTTCACGTTCGCGGGCTGGAAGCAGAAGCAGAGCATCCAGCTGAAGAACAACGACGCCTACCGGTGGGGCCCGCCGACCGCGGCCCACACGGGCCCCGCGAAGCTGCCGGGCCTGACGATCCGCTTCATCCAGGAGAACGCGGTCCGGGTCGGCGCGCTCAACAGCGGCGAGGTCGACGTCATCGGCGGCCTGCCCGCGCCGAACGTGCGGACGCTCAAGCGCTCCCCGCGACTCCAGGTGCTCAGCTCGCAGGCGCCCGGCGGCACGTACAGCGTGCATCTCAACCCCGCGCGCGGACCGCTGAAGGACAAGCGGGTGCGCACCGCGTTCCTGCGCTCCATCGACCTCGACCAGCTGGTGAAGTCGGTGTCGTTCGGCCAGTACGACCGCGCCTGGAGCCAGCTCGGCCCGCGCACGCTCGGCTACGACAAGCGGATCGAGGGCAGTTGGGCCTACGACACCGAGCTCGCCGGGAAGCTGCTCGACGAGGCGGGCTGGTCGAAGCGCGACGGCGAGGGCTACCGCGTCAAGGACGGCAAGCGCCTCACGGTGCACTGGCCGTTCGTACCCCAACTCCTGCGCGAGCAGCGGGACATCCTGGGCCAGGGCATCCAGGCGCAGGCGAAGAAGGCCGGCATCCAGGTGCGCAGGGACGCGAAGGACACCGGGACCTACTCCAAGCAGATCTTCGCCGGTGACGCGGACCTGTGGGACTCCAGCAACGTGCGCGCCGACCCCGATGTGCTGCGCACCCTGTACGCCTCGGACCAGACCCTGGCCAAGGGCGGCATGAACGTCTTCAAGGTCTCCGACCCGAAGATCGACGCGTGGCTGCGGCACGGCGCCGCGACCGCGGACCGTACGGCGCGCGCGAAGGACTACGTCAAGGTGCAGCGCAGGCTGCGGGACGAGGCCCTCGTCCTGCCGGTGTACGTGCCCACGTATCTGGTCGGGGCGGCGAAGGACGTCAAGGGACTGTCCTTCGAGGCCGCGTCCTACCCGCTGTTCTACGACGTGTCGCTGGGCGACTCGTGACCGGCTCGGCCCGCTCGGTCCTGCGCTGGCTGATCCGGCGGATCGCCCTTTCGGCGCTGGTCCTGCTCGGCTCGGCGACCACGGCGTTCCTCGCGCTGCGGCTCACCCCGGGCGATCCGGTCCGGGTCATCCTGGGCGGGTCGAGCGCGACGCCGGAGGTCCTCGCGCAGGTCCGGCACGAACTGGGCACCGACCGGCCGCTGTCGGAGCAGTACGTCCTGTTCCTGGGCAAGCTGCTCCGCGGCGACCTCGGCACCTCCTACCAACTGCGCGACACCGTCTCGCACGTGATCGGCAGTCAGCTGCGCGGGACCGTGGAGCTCGCGCTGACCTCGTTCGCCCTCGCGTTCGTCGTGGCGCTGCTGCTCGCGGTGTCCACGGCGGGCCGCTGGCCGGTGGTGCGCGGGATCTCCACCCAGCTGGAGCTGGTGCTCAGTTCGAGCCCCGGCTTCTGGGTGGGCGTGCTGCTCCTGACGCTGTTCTCGTTCCGCTGGCACGTCTTCCCGGCCGCGGGCGGCGACGGGTTCTCCGGGCTCGTCCTGCCCGCGGTGACCCTGGCCGCCTCGATGGTCGGCGTCTTCGCTCAGGTCATGCGGGCGGGCGTGGAACGCGCCCTGGAGGAGCCTTTCGTGCTCAGCGCGCGGGCCAGGGGCTCCGGCGAGACGGCGGTGCGCTTCCGGCACGCGCTGCGGCACGCGATGGTCCCCATGGTCACCCTCTCCGGGTGGGTGGTGGGCACGCTGTTCAGCGGCGCCGTGGTGGTGGAGACCGTGTTCAGCAGACAGGGCCTCGGCCGGGTCCTCGCAACGGCGATCCAGGGCCGTGACTTCCCGGTGGTCACCGGGGTGGTCGTGGTCAGCACGCTGGTGTTCGTCGTGGTCAATCTTCTCGTCGACTGGCTGTACCGGGTGATCGATCCCCGGTTGAGGGAGGTTCCGGCATGACCGAGCGGATCTACGCGGCGGGCCTGCTGCTGCACGGACCGGCCGACCGCGCGGCCCTGGCGGACGGTGCCGTACGCGTGGCGGGGGCGACGATCACGGACGTCGGTCCCCGCGACGAGGTGATCGCCCGCGCGGCGCCGGGCACCGAGGTGACGCACTTCCCCGACGGCACGCTGCTGCCGGGGCTGATCGACGCGCATGTGCACCTGGCGTTCGACGACCACAGCGACGACCCGGTGGGCGCGCTGCGGGCGTCGGGCGCGCCCGCACTCGCCCTGAACGCCGCGGGCGCCGCGCGGCGGCTGCTCGACGGCGGCGTCACGACGGTGCGGGACCTGGGCGACAGGGACGGCGTCGGCGTGGCGCTGCGGGACAGCGTGCGCGACGGGGTGCTTCCTGGGCCGCGGATCCTCGCGGCCGGGGCGCCCGTCACGGTGCGCGGCGGCCACTGCTGGTTCCTGGGCGGCGAGGCGACGGGCGCCGACGGCGTACGCGAGGTGGTCCGCGCCAATCTGGCGGCGGGCGCCGACCTGATCAAGGTGATGGCGACCGGCGGCACGCTCACCCCCGGCGGGCCCGCGCCCGCCGAACCCCAGTTCACGGTCGCGGAGTTGACCGTCGCGGTGCGGGAGGCGCATGCGGCGGGCGCGCGCGTCGCGGCCCATGTGCACGGGGTCGCGGGCGTCGAGGTGGCGCTCGCGGCGGGCGTGGACACCCTGGAGCACTGCTCGTTCATCTCGGCGGACGGTCCCGCGGCGGGGCCCGAGCACCGGCCCGACGTCATCGACCGCATCGCGGAGGCGGGCACGTTCGTCTGTCCCACCTACAGCGGCTCGCTCGACCGGGCCGCCGCCAGCATCGGCATCGACCGGCTGCGGCCGTGGCTCGACGTGGTGCTGCGCCAGCACGAGCGCGGGGTGCGGCTCATCGCGGGGACCGACGCGGGGATTCCCGGCGCGGGCTTCGACGAGTACGCCGTCGGCCTGAGCTGGTTCGTGCGCGCGGGGCTTCCCGCGCCGACCGTCGTCGAGATGGCGACGAGCAGGGCCGCGGAGGCCCTCGGGCTCGCCGACGTCACGGGAACCCTCGCGCCGGGACGCGACGCCGATCTCCTCGTGGTCACGGGCGATCCGCGCCAGGACGTCGCGGTGCTCGGGGCGCCCGGACTGGTCGTCGCGCGCGGCCGCGAACATCTGCCGGGGAGCGCGCGGACCGCGCCCGCGTCGGGGATACGGAGCACGGTGTGAGCACGGTCGCGGAAGAACTGTCCGACCAGAGCGGTCCTGTCGAGGACCGGCCCGTCGCGCGGCCGAGGGAGGGCGGGCGCCGGGGCTTCGCCGTCGTGCTGCGTCCCCGTACCTGGCCGGTGCGTCCCTCGGTGGTCCTCGCCTGGGCGGTCCTCGCGCTCGTCGCCGTCGCCGCGCTGTGGCCCGGGCTGCTCACCGACCGGGCCCCCGACGCGGCCGACCCGCTGCACGCGCTCACCCCGCCGGGCTCCGACCACTGGTTCGGCACCGACCAGTTGGGCCAGGACGTCTACAGCAGGGTGGCGCACGGCGCCCGCTACTCCCTGGCCGCCGGGCTCGGCGCGACCGGGCTCGCCATCGTGGTCGGCGCGGCGCTCGGGGTCCTCGCGGCGACGGCGGGGCGCGCCGTGGACGAGCTCGTCATGCGGGTCACCGACATCCTGCTCGCCTTCCCCGGGCTGCTCCTCGCGCTCCTGGTGGTCGCGGTGCTCGGCCCCGGTTCGGTCCACTCGACGCTCGCCATCAGCGCGTCGATGGTGCCGGGCTTCGTCCGGCTCGCCCGCGCGCAGGCGCTGGTCATCCGTGACTCCGACTACGTCCAGGCGGCGCGGGTCCTCGGCCGTTCGAAGACCAGCGTCTTCCTGCGGCACCTGCTGCCCAACGCGCTGCCGCCGGTGCTCGTCCTGGCCACGGTCGGCGTCGGCTCCGCCGTCATCGCGGGATCCTCGCTGAGCTTCCTCGGCCTCGGCCCCCAGCCGCCCGCGCCCGAGTGGGGAGCCATGCTCTCCCAGGGCCGCGACCTGCTCGACATCTCCTGGGCCCCCGCGGTCTTTCCCGGGGCGGCCATCACCCTGACCGTGCTCGCCGTGAACGTGGTCGGGCGCGACCTGCAGCACCGCTTCGAGGGAAGGACCGCCGGTGTCCGGCACTGAATCCAGCGCCCCCGCGCGCACCCTGCTGACCGTCGAGGGGCTCCGCGTCGGATTCCGCGGCCGCCGCGCCGACGTGTCCGCCGTGCGCGGCGTCGGCTTCTCGCTGGCCGCCGGGGAGTGCCTGGCGATCGTGGGCGAGTCGGGCTCGGGCAAGAGCGTCACCGCACGGGCCCTGGTCGGCCTGAGCGCGCCGGGCGCCGAGGTGCGCGCCGACGTGCTGGAGCTGGAGGGCGAGGACCTGCGCGGGCTCGGGGACCGCCGCTGGCGGCAGTTGCGCGGCCGCGGGATCGGTCTCGTCCTCCAGGACGCGCTGGTCTCGCTCGATCCGCTGCGCCGGGTGGCGGCCGAGGTCGCCGAACCGCTGCGCAACCACCGTACGGTGCCGTCCCGGCAGATCCCCTCGACGGTCGTCTCGCTGCTCGGCGAAGTGGGCATGCCGGACCCGGAGTTGCGGGCCAGACAGTATCCGCACCAGCTCTCCGGCGGCCTGCGGCAGCGGGCGCTGATCGCCTCCGCGATCGCCGCGGGCCCCTCCGTGCTGATCGCGGACGAGCCGACGACGGCACTGGACGTGACCGTGCAGGCCCGCGTCCTCGACGTCCTCGCCGCCCGCAAGGCCGCGGGCACCGGGGTGCTGCTGATCAGCCACGACCTGTCGGTGGTGGCGAAGCTGGCGGACCGGGTCGCGGTGATGTACCAGGGCCGGTTCGTGGAGGAGGGCGCGGTCCAGGACGTGCTGCGCCGCCCCCGGCACCCGTACACGCGGCAGCTGCTGGCGGCCGTGCCGACCGCGGCGACGCGGCACACCCGGCTGAGCGGCCCGGCCGGTGGCGCGGGACGCAGGCTCCCCGCGGACGGCTGCTCCTACGCCGCGCGCTGCCCGGTGGCCGTGCCCGAGTGCGCCGTGCGCGAGCCCGATCTGGTGGAGCGGGGCGCGGGCCACGCCGTGCGGTGCCCGCGCAGCGATGAGCCGTGGCCCGCGCCCCCGGTGCCCGCACCGCGCGTGCGAGACACCGCTCCTGGCACCGGCGGCACGGCGGATCCCGTGCTCGAAGTGCGCGGCCTCGCCAAGGGGTTCCGCGATCCGGACCGGGTGGTGCGGCCCGCCGTGCGCGAGGTGTCCTTCGCGCTGCCCGCGGGGCGCACGCTCGGGGTGCTCGGTGAGTCGGGGTCCGGCAAGACCACGGTGGCCAGGATGGTCCTCGGGCTGCTCGAACCGGACGCGGGCGAGGTGCGGATAGCCGGTCAGGTGTGGTCGGGCGTGCCGGAGAAGGAACGCAGGGCCCTGCGCGGCCGGGTGCAGCTCGTCCAGCAGGACCCGTTGAGCGCGTTCGATCCGCGCTGGACCGCGGAGCGCATCGTGGGCGAGGCGCTCGGCTCCCCCGGCCGTCGGCGGGTGCGCGCCAACCGGCCGCGGATCAGGGAGCTGTTCGAGCTCGTCGGGCTCGACCCCGCGCTCGCCGAGCGCAGGCCCCGGCAGCTCTCGGGCGGCCAGCGCCAGCGCGTGGCGATCGCCCGCGCCCTCGCGCCCGAGCCCGATCTGATCGTGTGCGACGAGCCGGTCTCGGCCCTCGACGTGTCGGTACAGGCGCAGATCCTCGATCTGTTCACCGACCTCCAGGAGCGGCTCGGACTCTCGCTCTTGTTCATCTCGCACGACCTGGGGGTGATCCACCACCTGAGCGACGAGGTGGTGGTCATGCGGGACGGCGAGGTGGTGGAGGCGGGCACGGCGGAGGAGGTCTTCGCGCGGCCCGCGCATCCGTACACCCGGGCGCTGCTGACGGCGTTGCCCCGGCCCGAGGACGCTTGGTCCTTCTCCGAAGTCGCGCGCTAGTCCGCCTTTAGGGGCCGGGGCGAGCATCCACCGTGGCGGCCGCGGTGGCCGCTCCCACTCGACCTCGTGGAGGGGTTGCGCATGGAACGCACTGTCGTCATCGCGGGCGGAGGCCCGGCCGGTCTGATGCTCGCCGCCGAGCTGGGTCTGGCGGGCGTGGACGCCGTCGTACTGGAGAAGCTGCCCGAACCCCCGGGCTGGTCGCGGGCGTTGGGGCTGCACTGGGGCTCCATCGAGGCGCTGAACCAACGGGGCCTCGCCGCCCCGGTCTTCGAGTACCAGCAGATCAAGTACTTCGGCTTCGGCATGCTGCGGTTCTCCGGCCTGTCGGGGGACCTGGTGCCGCGCCGGGTGCCGCAGCGGCGGATCGAGCAGCTCCTGGAGGAGCGGGTCAACGCGCTCGCCGGGGTCGAACTGCGCCGCGGCCACGCGGTGGTGGGCATGGAGCAGGACGCGGACGGCGTCACCGTGCGGGTGAGCGGCGAGGACGGCGAGTACGACATCCGCGCCTCCTACCTGGTGGGCTGTGACGGCGGCGGCAGCACGGTGCGCAAGCTGGCCGGGATCGGCTTCCCCGGCACCGCGTCCACGACCAACGGCATCACGGGCGACCTGCGGGTGCCGGTGGAGCTCCAGGAGCGGTGGGATCCACAGCTGCGCGAGCGCGGCCTCTTCGCGTACATCCCGCTGGACGGCGAGCTGGTCCGGGTCACCGCCGCCGAGTTCAGGACCGAGCCCGCCTCCCGGGACGTCCCGCCGACGCTGGCGGAACTGACCACGCTGGTGGAGCGGATCGTCGGCGAGGCGCCGCCGCTGGGCGAGGCGGTGATGCTGTCCCGGTTCGGCAGCGCGACCCGGCAGGCCGAGAAGTACCGCGAGGGCCGGGTGTTCCTGGTCGGCGACGCGGTCCACATCCACTTCCCCATCGGCGGCCAGGGCCTCAACACCAGCATCCAGGACGCCCTGAACCTGGGCTGGAAGCTCGCCGCCGAGATCCAGGGCTGGGCGCCGCCCGGCCTGCTCGACACCTACCAGGCGGAGCGGCACCCCATCGGCGAGCGGGTCTGCATGAACACCCGGGCCCAGCTGACGCTGATGGAACAGCCGCAGGAGATGACGCCGCTGCGCGAGATGTTCGGCGAGCTGCTCGCCCTCGACGAGGTGAGCGAGCACCTGATCCACATGATGTCGGGCGTGGACATCCGCTACCCGATGCGGGCGGCGGGCGACGCGACCGAGGACGCGGCACCCGAGCACCCCCTGACCGGGCTGCGCGTACCGAACGCGGCGCTGCTCACCCCGGCCGGGCCGACGGACGTGGCCCGCACCCTGCACGGCGGCCGCGGCGTGCTGTACGACCTGTCGGGCGGCGAGGCGGTGCTTCCCGACGTGTCGGCCCTGAAGAGCCGCGTCGACACGGTGGCCGCGGAGCCCGTGACGGAGATCGACGCGCCCGCGCTGCTCGTGCGCCCCGACGGCTACATCGCGTGGGCCGGTTCGCCGGAGGACGACGCGGCCGGTCTCGATGCCGCGCTGCGCACCTGGTTCGGCGCGCCCGCCGCGTGAGGCGACGGGGGTCTCCGGCAGCGGGGCGCGGGGCCTGACGCTGCCTCACATTCCCTGTCGCACCCCTGTTTTCAGGCCGGACGGGCGTACCGATTGAAAAACGTAGGCTGCCTCCGTATCGTAAACAGAGCCACCCTCCGTTTAGCGGTGGCCCGTCCGGCGGGCCTTTCGCCGTCCCCCTTTCCTGCCCGCCCGCCCGCACTACCTCGCGCCCGAATTTCACATGGAGGAACCATGTCGACTCAGTCGACAGTGGGAGCACCGGCCGGCTCCGGAGCCACCGAAGCCCCCCGACACCACCCCGGACTCGCGCTCACGGTCATCCTGGCCTGCCAGTTGATGGTCATCCTGGACGCCACGATCGTGAACATCGCCCTCCCCGACATCCAGGGCGACCTCGACTTCTCGCCGGCCAAGCTGGCCTGGGTGGTCAACGCCTACACGCTGGCGTTCGGCGGTCTCCTGCTGCTCGGCGGGCGGACCGGTGACATCCTGGGCCGCCGCAAGGTGTTCACGCTGGGCATCGTGGTCTTCACGGTCGCCTCCTTCGTGGGCGGATTCGCCACCAACGACACCTGGCTGCTGGCCGCGAGGGCGCTCCAGGGAGCCGGTGCCGCGTTCGCCGCGCCGAGCACCCTGGCCCTCCTGAACACCAACTTCGAGGGCGCGGAGCGCACCAAGGCGCTCTCCATCTACTCCGCGGTCTCCGGCGCGGGCATGGCCTTCGGCCTGATCGTCGGCGGTCTGCTCACCGACTGGCTCTCGTGGCGCTCGGTGCTCTTCATCAACGTGCCGATCGGCCTCGCGATCCTCGTGCTCGCCCCGCTCTACGTGCGCCAGCCCGAGCGGCACCCCGGCCGCTTCGACCTGGGCGGCGCGCTGACCTCCACGCTCGGCATGGTCTCGCTGGTCTACGGCTTCATCCGCGCCTCCGAGGAGGGCTGGAGCGACGGCCTCACCATCGGCTCCTTCGCCGCCGCCGCCATCCTGCTCGTCGCGTTCCTGGTCGTCGAGACCAAGGCGGAGCAGCCCATCACCCCGCTGAAGCTGCTGCTCCACCGCAACCGGGCCGCCGCGTACACCAACATGCTGCTGCTGCCCGCGACCATGTTCGCGCTGTTCTTCTTCCTCACCCAGTTCCTCCAGGAAGTCCTCGACTACAGCGCGGTCCAGACCGGTTTCGCCTTCCTGCCGATGGCGCTGACCCAGTTCGGCATGGCCCGTGCCACGCCGAAGCTGCTGCCGAAGTTCGGCCCCAAGCCGCTGCTCGTCGTCGGCGGCGTACTGGTCACCGCGGGCATCGTCTGGCTGACCCAGATCGACGCGGACAGCAGCTACGCGGCCGCCGTCGTCGGCCCGATGCTGCTCTTCGGGACCGGCTCCGGCATGAGCTTCCTGCCGCTGAACATGGTCATCCTCTCCGAGGTCCAGCCCAAGGACGCCGGTGCCGCGTCCGGTCTGCTCCAGGCGATGCAGCAGGTCGGCGCCACGCTCGGCCTCGCCATCCTGGTCAACCTCTTCGAGACCGCACGCAGGGACTCCACCCCGGCCGCGGGTTCGAGCCCCACCGAGATCAAGCACCACGTGCTCAGTGACGGCATCGCGTCCGCGGCCGTGGGCGGCGCCGCGTTCGCGGTGGCCGCGCTGCTGATCTCGCTGTTCGCAGTGAAACTGCCCAAGCCGCCCGCCAAGCCGGCCGCCTGAGGCCGCCAGGCGCCCATCGAACGGAAGCGAGCGAAGAGCATGACCACAACCCAGCCGGACGCGATACCCCTGTCGGTACTGGACTTCTCCCCCGTGGTGAGCGGGTCCGACCCCGGCCAGGCCCTGCGGGACACCATCACCATCGCGCAACACGTCGACCAGCTCGGCTACCGGCGCTACTGGATGGCGGAGCACCACAACGCCCCCAACATCGCCAGCTGTTCACCGCCGATCCTCATGGACCGGATCGCGAGCGCCACCACCCGTCTCAGAGTGGGCTCGGGCGGCGTCATGCTGCCCAACCACTCCCCGCTGGTGGTCGCCGAGCAGTTCGGCACCCTGGAGGCCCTGCACCCGGGCCGGATCGACATGGGCATCGGCAGGGCCGCGGGCACCGACCCCGTCACCGCCCGCGCGCTGCGCCGCGACACCAGCAACGACGACTTCGGCGAGCGCCTGGCCGAACTCATCGGCTACTTCGAGGGTTCGGAGCCCGGCGGCCCCGCCCTGCCGGTCTCCGCGACCCCCGCCGAGGGCAACCGGCCGCCGCTGTGGCTCCTGGGATCCAGCGGCAACAGCGCGCGTACGGCGGCCATGCTCGGGCTCCCGTTCGCCTTCGCGCACCACTTCAGCGCGGAGAACACCATCCCGGCGCTCAAGCTCTACCGGGAGAACTTCCGCCCCTCGGCCCAGCTCGACCGGCCGTACGCCATCGTTGCGGCGATCGTCATCGCGGCGGAGACCGACGAGCGGGCCGAGTACCTCGCGGGCCCCATGGCGCTCTCCTCGCTGCTCCAGCGGACCACCGGCATCACGGGCCCCTACCCGAGCCCGGAGGAGGCCGCGGCCCACCCGTACGGCCCGCAGGAGCTCCAGTACGTGCGCGAGCGCGTGGCCGCGCACCTGGTGGGCGGCCCCGAGACGCTGGAGAAGAAGGTCGCGGCCTTCCTGGAGCGCACCGGCGCCGACGAGCTGATGTCGCTCACCCTGGTGCACGGCGTCGAGGACCGCATCAGGTCCTTCGAGATCCTCGCCGAGACCGGTGCGCGGCTCGCGCCGCGCGCGGCCGCCCAGCGCGCCGCTGGCTGACCCGTAGTCCACCGGGCCCGGCAATTCCCCCGACCGGGCCCGGTTCAGCCATGCCCTGGGCCCTCGCGCCCTGGACCCTCACACCCTGGGGACGAGGCCCCACAGCGCGAGTTCCAGGAGCCGGTCCGTGCGGTCCGCGCCCGCCGGGGAGGGCCGGGAGGCCCAGGCAAGTCCGTTGACCAGCCTGAGCAGTTCGGCGATCTCGACGTCCGCGCGGATGGCGCCGCTCTCCTGGGCCCTCGCGAGGAGGGCCTCGCCCGCGGTGAGCAGGCGCCGGTGACAGTCGGACGGCTGCGCCGTCGTCTCGCCGAGCATGGTGGTCATCAGCGATCCGGCGAGCCCCCGGTAGGTGGTCGCGTGTTCGGCGATCGCCCGCAGCCAGTCCATCAGGGCCGCGCCGGGCTCCGGATCGTCGAGGCGCGCGAGCGCCTGCGCCTGGAGGCCCTCGACGGAGTCGTGGAAGACGGCTTCGAGGAGGTCGTCGCGGGTCGGGAAGTGGCGGTACAGCGTGCCGACGCCGAGGCCCGCGCGGCGGGCGATGTCCTCCAGGGACGCGTCGGTGCCGTGTTCGGCGAACGCCGCTCTGGCCGCGGTGAGCAGCCGGTCGTAGTTGCGGCGCGCGTCCGCACGCATGGGACGCCGCGCTGCGGACGTCTGAGTCGCGTCCATCGGAAGAACTCCCCTCGTCAGTGACGGCCGGCAGTCCCCGCCCGGCCCGTGACCGACAAACGGAGACCCCCTCAGCTTACGTGGTTGTTTAAGCCATCGCTAAGCCCCGCCTCAGCAGGGGCCGGGATTCTGCGCGGAAGCGAGCCAACCGCCTCGCCACGAACGGCGAAAGGGACAACACCGCCATGACAGCAACCGCTCCCGCGGCCGGCGGCAGC contains:
- a CDS encoding MFS transporter, with protein sequence MSTQSTVGAPAGSGATEAPRHHPGLALTVILACQLMVILDATIVNIALPDIQGDLDFSPAKLAWVVNAYTLAFGGLLLLGGRTGDILGRRKVFTLGIVVFTVASFVGGFATNDTWLLAARALQGAGAAFAAPSTLALLNTNFEGAERTKALSIYSAVSGAGMAFGLIVGGLLTDWLSWRSVLFINVPIGLAILVLAPLYVRQPERHPGRFDLGGALTSTLGMVSLVYGFIRASEEGWSDGLTIGSFAAAAILLVAFLVVETKAEQPITPLKLLLHRNRAAAYTNMLLLPATMFALFFFLTQFLQEVLDYSAVQTGFAFLPMALTQFGMARATPKLLPKFGPKPLLVVGGVLVTAGIVWLTQIDADSSYAAAVVGPMLLFGTGSGMSFLPLNMVILSEVQPKDAGAASGLLQAMQQVGATLGLAILVNLFETARRDSTPAAGSSPTEIKHHVLSDGIASAAVGGAAFAVAALLISLFAVKLPKPPAKPAA
- a CDS encoding dipeptide ABC transporter ATP-binding protein, with amino-acid sequence MSGTESSAPARTLLTVEGLRVGFRGRRADVSAVRGVGFSLAAGECLAIVGESGSGKSVTARALVGLSAPGAEVRADVLELEGEDLRGLGDRRWRQLRGRGIGLVLQDALVSLDPLRRVAAEVAEPLRNHRTVPSRQIPSTVVSLLGEVGMPDPELRARQYPHQLSGGLRQRALIASAIAAGPSVLIADEPTTALDVTVQARVLDVLAARKAAGTGVLLISHDLSVVAKLADRVAVMYQGRFVEEGAVQDVLRRPRHPYTRQLLAAVPTAATRHTRLSGPAGGAGRRLPADGCSYAARCPVAVPECAVREPDLVERGAGHAVRCPRSDEPWPAPPVPAPRVRDTAPGTGGTADPVLEVRGLAKGFRDPDRVVRPAVREVSFALPAGRTLGVLGESGSGKTTVARMVLGLLEPDAGEVRIAGQVWSGVPEKERRALRGRVQLVQQDPLSAFDPRWTAERIVGEALGSPGRRRVRANRPRIRELFELVGLDPALAERRPRQLSGGQRQRVAIARALAPEPDLIVCDEPVSALDVSVQAQILDLFTDLQERLGLSLLFISHDLGVIHHLSDEVVVMRDGEVVEAGTAEEVFARPAHPYTRALLTALPRPEDAWSFSEVAR
- a CDS encoding FAD-dependent monooxygenase, with translation MERTVVIAGGGPAGLMLAAELGLAGVDAVVLEKLPEPPGWSRALGLHWGSIEALNQRGLAAPVFEYQQIKYFGFGMLRFSGLSGDLVPRRVPQRRIEQLLEERVNALAGVELRRGHAVVGMEQDADGVTVRVSGEDGEYDIRASYLVGCDGGGSTVRKLAGIGFPGTASTTNGITGDLRVPVELQERWDPQLRERGLFAYIPLDGELVRVTAAEFRTEPASRDVPPTLAELTTLVERIVGEAPPLGEAVMLSRFGSATRQAEKYREGRVFLVGDAVHIHFPIGGQGLNTSIQDALNLGWKLAAEIQGWAPPGLLDTYQAERHPIGERVCMNTRAQLTLMEQPQEMTPLREMFGELLALDEVSEHLIHMMSGVDIRYPMRAAGDATEDAAPEHPLTGLRVPNAALLTPAGPTDVARTLHGGRGVLYDLSGGEAVLPDVSALKSRVDTVAAEPVTEIDAPALLVRPDGYIAWAGSPEDDAAGLDAALRTWFGAPAA
- a CDS encoding ABC transporter permease is translated as MSTVAEELSDQSGPVEDRPVARPREGGRRGFAVVLRPRTWPVRPSVVLAWAVLALVAVAALWPGLLTDRAPDAADPLHALTPPGSDHWFGTDQLGQDVYSRVAHGARYSLAAGLGATGLAIVVGAALGVLAATAGRAVDELVMRVTDILLAFPGLLLALLVVAVLGPGSVHSTLAISASMVPGFVRLARAQALVIRDSDYVQAARVLGRSKTSVFLRHLLPNALPPVLVLATVGVGSAVIAGSSLSFLGLGPQPPAPEWGAMLSQGRDLLDISWAPAVFPGAAITLTVLAVNVVGRDLQHRFEGRTAGVRH
- a CDS encoding amidohydrolase family protein; its protein translation is MTERIYAAGLLLHGPADRAALADGAVRVAGATITDVGPRDEVIARAAPGTEVTHFPDGTLLPGLIDAHVHLAFDDHSDDPVGALRASGAPALALNAAGAARRLLDGGVTTVRDLGDRDGVGVALRDSVRDGVLPGPRILAAGAPVTVRGGHCWFLGGEATGADGVREVVRANLAAGADLIKVMATGGTLTPGGPAPAEPQFTVAELTVAVREAHAAGARVAAHVHGVAGVEVALAAGVDTLEHCSFISADGPAAGPEHRPDVIDRIAEAGTFVCPTYSGSLDRAAASIGIDRLRPWLDVVLRQHERGVRLIAGTDAGIPGAGFDEYAVGLSWFVRAGLPAPTVVEMATSRAAEALGLADVTGTLAPGRDADLLVVTGDPRQDVAVLGAPGLVVARGREHLPGSARTAPASGIRSTV
- a CDS encoding ABC transporter substrate-binding protein gives rise to the protein MARRPSARIRRPAAALCGVLLAGAGLSACDSGSAGAGVAGGSGGLTFATDTEPSCIDPAVSPLDVTALIDRNIFDSLVNASPDGKIHPWLAKSWSVSKDGRTYTFKLREGVKFHDGTPLDAAAVKASLDHVVDPKTKSSYAAGLLSAYDEARAENASTLRVALKRPDATLLQSLSTAYLGIQSPKALKDTATLCRNPVGTGPFTFAGWKQKQSIQLKNNDAYRWGPPTAAHTGPAKLPGLTIRFIQENAVRVGALNSGEVDVIGGLPAPNVRTLKRSPRLQVLSSQAPGGTYSVHLNPARGPLKDKRVRTAFLRSIDLDQLVKSVSFGQYDRAWSQLGPRTLGYDKRIEGSWAYDTELAGKLLDEAGWSKRDGEGYRVKDGKRLTVHWPFVPQLLREQRDILGQGIQAQAKKAGIQVRRDAKDTGTYSKQIFAGDADLWDSSNVRADPDVLRTLYASDQTLAKGGMNVFKVSDPKIDAWLRHGAATADRTARAKDYVKVQRRLRDEALVLPVYVPTYLVGAAKDVKGLSFEAASYPLFYDVSLGDS
- a CDS encoding ABC transporter permease, which translates into the protein MTGSARSVLRWLIRRIALSALVLLGSATTAFLALRLTPGDPVRVILGGSSATPEVLAQVRHELGTDRPLSEQYVLFLGKLLRGDLGTSYQLRDTVSHVIGSQLRGTVELALTSFALAFVVALLLAVSTAGRWPVVRGISTQLELVLSSSPGFWVGVLLLTLFSFRWHVFPAAGGDGFSGLVLPAVTLAASMVGVFAQVMRAGVERALEEPFVLSARARGSGETAVRFRHALRHAMVPMVTLSGWVVGTLFSGAVVVETVFSRQGLGRVLATAIQGRDFPVVTGVVVVSTLVFVVVNLLVDWLYRVIDPRLREVPA